One genomic segment of Bremerella alba includes these proteins:
- a CDS encoding cupin domain-containing protein → MNPLFRRDFMRGTAAVAALATSYLAGSPRAEGGDTSFMNNVPDPLLSGKELPRFTFALEKSEGKVIDQSFGKEATVEQLPISKEIAGVSMKLQPGAMRELHWHATAAEWAFVLSGQVRTTVVQPNGNSETNDFEPGDVWFFPRGHGHMLECLGEEPAHFILIFDNGYFSEFGTFSVTDWLGHVPAELLAKNFGVPASSFDDFPKKEVYFAFGKPPPNRPSPPLQGNHRPQQTHKFRLLNGKPHGTFPGGREWRVDSSNFPISTTVTGVILDLDPGAIRELHWHPNADEWQYVIQGDIRVTMFGSHGRYREESLQAGDVAYIPQGYGHSIENVGSDGCRILIGFNTGTYEAIDLSQWIAANPVDVLATNFSKSPALFESFPKRDVFIADRNDKS, encoded by the coding sequence ATGAATCCCCTATTTCGTCGAGACTTCATGAGGGGAACGGCGGCCGTAGCGGCACTGGCTACGTCGTACCTGGCAGGCTCACCGCGGGCAGAAGGTGGCGATACGTCTTTCATGAACAACGTACCTGATCCACTTCTCTCGGGAAAGGAGCTTCCACGCTTTACGTTTGCCTTGGAAAAGTCCGAGGGGAAAGTCATCGATCAGAGCTTTGGCAAAGAAGCGACAGTCGAACAGCTTCCGATTTCTAAGGAAATCGCAGGGGTTTCGATGAAACTCCAGCCGGGGGCCATGCGGGAGTTGCACTGGCATGCGACAGCCGCCGAATGGGCATTCGTCCTGTCAGGACAAGTTCGCACAACGGTAGTTCAGCCCAACGGTAACTCCGAGACCAACGACTTCGAACCTGGCGACGTGTGGTTTTTCCCCCGAGGTCACGGCCACATGCTGGAATGTCTGGGCGAGGAACCAGCCCATTTTATTCTGATCTTCGACAATGGTTACTTTTCGGAGTTCGGGACCTTCAGCGTTACCGATTGGCTCGGACATGTTCCAGCAGAGTTGTTGGCCAAGAATTTCGGCGTGCCGGCATCCTCATTTGATGACTTTCCGAAAAAAGAGGTCTACTTTGCATTTGGTAAGCCGCCCCCCAATCGACCCTCGCCTCCGTTGCAAGGAAACCATCGGCCGCAGCAGACACATAAGTTCCGACTTCTGAACGGGAAGCCCCATGGGACATTTCCCGGTGGGCGAGAGTGGCGGGTTGATTCGAGCAATTTCCCGATCTCAACCACGGTAACCGGGGTAATCCTGGACCTGGATCCCGGAGCAATTCGCGAACTCCACTGGCATCCCAACGCCGATGAGTGGCAATACGTTATCCAGGGGGACATCCGGGTCACGATGTTTGGCTCGCACGGGCGATACCGGGAGGAGTCGCTGCAAGCAGGAGACGTCGCGTACATACCACAAGGATATGGTCACTCCATCGAAAATGTCGGTAGCGATGGTTGCCGCATACTGATTGGCTTTAACACCGGAACCTACGAGGCGATCGACCTTTCTCAGTGGATTGCCGCTAACCCTGTCGACGTACTAGCGACAAATTTCTCGAAGTCACCAGCGCTATTCGAATCGTTCCCTAAACGCGATGTATTCATTGCAGATCGAAATGACAAGTCGTAG
- a CDS encoding catalase family peroxidase — protein METINEQLTETGHPHGSNEGRLMRMCAVILAVVVGGTTFAYAGGWLTPSALTPSRFVDTLEQVSGNHPGYRRNHARGVGVSGYFESNGNGEKLSRASIFKPGRVELLGRFSLSGGNPQAADSVGEVRGLGLQFTSTNGETWRTAMISLPVFPVDTPEAFHELLIASRPDPQTGKPVPSAMKEFSAKHPESAAANPIIGKTPISDGFANTTFHGLNTFYFTNREGHAVPVRWIVTPEQPFRAADTSETHVDLSFLFHDLAGAVHQSPLRWHLIVILGHPDDPVDDASIAWDSTRERVDLGVIVINAVEQEQDSSADKINFDPLVLPDGISPSNDPLLSARSAIYSQSFTRRAGETRSLPSQSELPLNKESGDE, from the coding sequence ATGGAAACAATCAATGAGCAACTGACAGAAACCGGCCATCCGCACGGTAGCAACGAGGGGCGTCTCATGCGAATGTGCGCGGTCATCTTAGCGGTCGTTGTTGGTGGTACCACCTTCGCTTATGCGGGAGGATGGTTGACCCCTTCGGCACTGACTCCGAGCCGATTTGTGGACACTTTAGAGCAAGTTTCTGGAAACCATCCTGGCTACCGGCGCAACCATGCCAGAGGGGTGGGAGTCTCTGGATACTTCGAGAGCAATGGCAACGGCGAGAAGCTATCTCGTGCATCGATCTTCAAGCCAGGACGCGTCGAGCTCTTAGGGCGATTCTCACTTTCCGGCGGCAATCCACAGGCAGCTGATTCGGTTGGCGAAGTCCGCGGCCTGGGTCTGCAGTTTACTTCAACCAACGGCGAAACGTGGCGTACTGCGATGATCAGTCTTCCCGTGTTCCCGGTTGATACGCCAGAGGCTTTTCACGAACTACTAATCGCTTCACGGCCGGACCCTCAGACCGGTAAGCCAGTTCCAAGTGCCATGAAGGAGTTCTCGGCAAAGCATCCAGAATCCGCGGCGGCCAACCCGATCATTGGCAAGACACCAATAAGCGATGGCTTTGCGAATACGACCTTTCATGGACTCAATACTTTTTACTTCACCAATCGAGAAGGACACGCCGTGCCTGTTCGGTGGATAGTGACCCCTGAGCAGCCGTTTCGCGCCGCAGATACAAGTGAAACGCACGTTGACTTGAGTTTCCTGTTCCACGATCTGGCCGGAGCGGTCCATCAATCTCCCTTGCGTTGGCATCTCATCGTGATCCTTGGGCATCCGGACGATCCAGTCGATGACGCATCGATTGCCTGGGACTCAACGCGGGAAAGGGTTGACTTGGGAGTCATCGTGATCAATGCCGTCGAGCAGGAACAAGACAGTTCGGCAGACAAGATCAACTTCGACCCCCTTGTGTTGCCAGATGGCATCTCACCTTCAAATGATCCGCTATTAAGCGCGCGTTCTGCAATCTATTCCCAATCGTTCACGCGGCGAGCAGGAGAAACGCGATCCCTGCCTTCGCAGTCGGAATTGCCACTCAATAAGGAGTCTGGCGATGAATAA
- a CDS encoding cytochrome b produces the protein MNNTTVRFATSSQWLHWIMAVLILLMLFVGVIMVTSMTNYYWLFGLHRSVGTLVLFLALLRLANRLWFPPPKLPSEMPRWERRVAALSEYSMYALMIVMPLVGWGMLSAARYPIVIFGSISLPFILPHDLKWYSVLHASHTVLAYVFFAMVLAHFGAVMLHTIVYRDGLLFRMLSLPVRGVGPLKAIDLKADSAILENDPSQKVNHV, from the coding sequence ATGAATAATACGACAGTTCGTTTCGCTACCAGTTCACAGTGGCTTCACTGGATCATGGCGGTATTGATCCTGCTAATGCTCTTCGTGGGTGTCATCATGGTCACATCCATGACGAATTATTACTGGCTGTTCGGGCTGCATCGCTCCGTCGGGACTCTTGTACTTTTCCTGGCTTTGCTACGGTTAGCCAATCGCTTGTGGTTTCCTCCACCGAAACTGCCAAGCGAGATGCCGCGTTGGGAACGACGGGTCGCCGCGCTATCAGAATACTCGATGTATGCGTTGATGATCGTAATGCCGTTGGTCGGCTGGGGGATGCTTTCCGCGGCGAGGTATCCGATTGTCATCTTCGGATCGATTTCATTGCCGTTTATCCTGCCTCATGATTTGAAGTGGTACTCAGTGCTCCATGCGTCACATACGGTGTTGGCGTATGTTTTCTTCGCGATGGTTTTGGCGCACTTCGGCGCGGTAATGCTCCACACGATCGTCTATCGGGATGGATTGCTGTTCCGCATGCTGAGTCTCCCGGTCCGCGGTGTAGGACCACTCAAAGCCATCGACTTGAAAGCAGATTCTGCCATCCTTGAAAATGATCCTTCGCAGAAGGTTAACCATGTCTAA